Proteins found in one Amphiura filiformis chromosome 14, Afil_fr2py, whole genome shotgun sequence genomic segment:
- the LOC140169385 gene encoding uncharacterized protein, producing MGSAVSPIVVNLYMEKFEQHVLSSYPGKPPKLWLRFVDDTFIIIDKSESESFFNFINQVDPNIKFTQEECVDNKLAFLDCLVHLNSDGTLNSTVYRKPTHTDHYLQFDSHHPLIHKLGVIRTLQYRADTVISNSEDIPEEKDHLQKALGNCGYPVGRLPKRTKPKTPLNPPQER from the coding sequence ATGGGCTCAGCCGTTTCCCCAATTGTGGTTAATCTCTACATGGAGAAATTTGAACAACACGTGCTGAGTAGTTACCCCGGTAAACCGCCCAAATTGTGGCTTCGTTTTGTTGACGACACATTCATCATCATAGACAAAAGCGAGTCGGAGTCCTTCTTTAATTTCATTAATCAAGTTGACCCGAACATCAAATTCACTCAGGAGGAATGTGTGGACAATAAGTTAGCTTTTCTGGACTGCTTGGTTCATTTGAACAGTGACGGTACCCTCAACTCAACGGTTTATAGAAAGCCCACGCATACCGATCACTATTTACAATTTGACTCACACCATCCGCTGATCCACAAATTAGGCGTGATCAGAACCCTCCAATACCGTGCGGACACTGTCATAAGCAATTCTGAGGACATTCCGGAGGAAAAAGATCACTTACAGAAAGCCCTTGGAAATTGTGGATACCCGGTTGGGCGTTTACCAAAGCGAACAAAACCAAAGACTCCACTAAATCCACCACAGGAGAGGTAA